In Hylaeus volcanicus isolate JK05 unplaced genomic scaffold, UHH_iyHylVolc1.0_haploid 9888, whole genome shotgun sequence, the sequence CTGCTACGCGGCTCAGCTGATGGGACGGCCGGTCACTGAACTCACTGCACTTTACACAGGGGTTTCCACGGTCACTATCACTTTGCACCGAGTCCTTTAAATCCGAGTCCTTTGCACCCAATATTTGGTGGCCCCGAAAGGGGCCGATTTGTGAACCTGATTCACctacgttttaaaatttggtgGCCCCGAAAGGGGCCGATTTGTATCATTGGAGAAAGGGCTCGACGTGACCGCCGTTTTCTCTTAGACACGTCGTCGCCCTTCGAATAACAGCGCCCTGGACGTTCCGGAGGATGCTGGGTTGCAGCTTCACCAGCGCGGCGTGGATTCGTGCAACGACTTCCTCGGGCGTGGAAACCGGCTGCCGGTACACTTCATTCTGAAAtacgaaatatgtataaaacgtaaaataaattaacagttTTACTAGAAATAATTGAGTAGTAGCAGTAACTGTACCTTCAGGTACCCCAAAAGGAAGAAATCCAAGGGGTTTAAATCCGGTGACCGCGAGGGCCACGGGACAGCACCATCGCGGTCGATCCACCTGTCTTGAAAGGCTGTATTTAAATAGGCCTTTACACTTGCGGCGTAATGGGCGGGTGCTCCATCGTGTTGGTAAAACATGTTCCTCCGGTTCTCCAATGGAATTTCTTCCAGGAGGCCCGGAAGAATATGCTATAGAAACACCTTGTATGCTGGGCCGTCCAATCTATTGGGTAGGATGTACGGCCCAACAATGAAGTCGCCGCAAATGCCGGCCCATACATTGATCGACCAGCGGTATTGGGACGCCCGTGGTCGAATCGCAGACGGATTCCGCTCG encodes:
- the LOC128882302 gene encoding uncharacterized protein LOC128882302; protein product: MFYQHDGAPAHYAASVKAYLNTAFQDRWIDRDGAVPWPSRSPDLNPLDFFLLGYLKNEVYRQPVSTPEEVVARIHAALVKLQPSILRNVQGAVIRRATTCLRENGGHVEPFLQ